A segment of the Gemmatimonadaceae bacterium genome:
ACTTCGAATTGAAGCTGCGGATGTTCGGCCGCCTGTCGCAGTCCATGCAGGTGGCGCACATCGAGGACGCCGAAGCACAGGCCGCGGCGGCGCCGGCCGCCGAGGTGCCGACGCTCGAGGGCATGCAGTCCGGCGGGCTCGACTTCATGGGCCAGTGACCATGGTGCTCAAGGGCATTCTGGCGCCGGTCGTCTCGACGTTCGATCGCGCCTCGGGTGAATTGGATCTCGACGCCTTCTCGGCCAACGTGCGCGCCCACCTCGCCGCGGGGCTGCACGGCATCGTCGTGGCCGGATCCACGGGCGAGGCGGTGCTGCTCGACGAGACGGAACGCGGCCGGCTGGTGGAGGCGGCGCGCGCCGTCACGCCGCGCGACCGGCTGCTGCTGGCCGGCGCCGGCGCCGAGTCCACGCGCGTCACGCTGCAGCGCGCCCGGCAGGCCGCCGCCGCCGGCGCCGACGCGGTGCTCGTGGTGTCGCCGCACTACTACACGGCGGCGATGACCGCCGACGCCCTGCTCGGCCACTTCCGCCGCGTGGCCGACGAGAGCCCGATCCCGGTGGTGCTGTACAACATCCCCAAGTACGTGGGGTTCACGATCTCGCCGTCCATCGTCACCGAACTGGCGTCGCACCGGAACATCATCGGCATCAAGGACAGCTCGGGCGATCGCGACCTGATGTCGGTGTACATCAATGCGCAGCGCCGGGATTTTGCCGTGCTCACCGGCAGCGGCGCGCAACTGCACGCGGCGCTCGGTGCCGGAGCGGTGGGGGGCATCCTCGCCGTCGCGCTGTTCGCGCCCGAACTGTCGCTGGCCGTGTACGAGCGCACGCTGGCGCGCGACGACGCCGCCGCCGCCGCGGCGCAGGCGCGCCTCGCGTTGCTCGCGTCCACGATCGTGGGCTCGCTGGGCGTGGCCGGCGTGAAGGCGGCGATGGACGCGGTGGGGCTGCACGGCGGTCCGGTGCGCAGCCCGCTGCGGCCGCTGTCCGCGCCGGATGCGGCCAAGGTCCGCGAACTACTGGCGCAGGGAGTGCGCGCGGCCGCTTCCTGAACGTGACGGCCGCCGACGACGTCGCGCTGCTGCGCGCGCTCGCGGCCCGTCCGCGATTCACCGGAACCGACGACCTGGCCTCGGCGCGCCGGCACTGCGCGGGCGTGTTGCGTGACATGGGATTC
Coding sequences within it:
- a CDS encoding dihydrodipicolinate synthase family protein, translated to MVLKGILAPVVSTFDRASGELDLDAFSANVRAHLAAGLHGIVVAGSTGEAVLLDETERGRLVEAARAVTPRDRLLLAGAGAESTRVTLQRARQAAAAGADAVLVVSPHYYTAAMTADALLGHFRRVADESPIPVVLYNIPKYVGFTISPSIVTELASHRNIIGIKDSSGDRDLMSVYINAQRRDFAVLTGSGAQLHAALGAGAVGGILAVALFAPELSLAVYERTLARDDAAAAAAQARLALLASTIVGSLGVAGVKAAMDAVGLHGGPVRSPLRPLSAPDAAKVRELLAQGVRAAAS